From the genome of Haloarcula taiwanensis:
GGTTGGAGTAGCGGGGTTCGGAGACGCACGCAGGCCGATACAGAGACAGTCATGCATCGCTTGGGCGTTCACCGTCTAGCAACCCGAAAAGCCGACGGCAGCAGCCGTCCGGCGCTTGTCAGTTAGTGAGTGAAAGAACGACGCCACCGCCAGGGCTCGAACCTGGGACAACCTGGGTAACAACCAGGTGCTCTACCAACTGAGCTACGGCGGCGCGAACGCATTCAGTCATTGCCAGAGTTGGTAATTAGGGCTTTCGTTTCCGACCGGCATCGACACGCTTTCACGCACTTGTGCGTAATCGGCGGTATGAGCGAGGAGTTCGACGCCGTCGTCGAGGACGTGCGAGCGCGGGTCTCGCCGACCGACGACGAACGAGCGCAGTTACAGCGGGTCGCCGACGCGGTGATAGCCGACGCCGAGGCGGCGGTCGCCGACTTGCCGGTCGATGCCGAAGTCATTCAGGTCGGGTCGACGGCCCGCGGAACGTGGACCGCCGGCGACCGGGACGTAGACGTATTCGTCTGCTTCCCGGCGTCGCTCGACCGCGAGCAGCTAGAGGAGTACGGACTGACGGTCGGGCACGCGGTGCTACCCGAGGGCCGCGAGGAGTACGCCGAACACCCCTACGTCGTCGGCGAACGCGAGGGATACGCGATCGACCTGGTGCCCTGTTATGCGGTCGCGGACGCCACCGAAATCCAGTCCGCGGTGGACCGGACGCCGTTTCACACCAGATATCTGCAAGAGCGTCTGGACGACGACAGCGCGGGCGAGGTGCGGGTGGCAAAGCAGTTCCTGAAAGGCATCGGGGTCTACGGGAGCGACCTCCGGACGCGCGGGTTCTCGGGCTACCTGACGGAGCTGCTGGTGCTCGAGTTCGGCGGCTTCCGAGGGTTCGTCGAGGCAGTCGCGGACTGGCACCCGCCGGTTCGGCTCGACCCCGAGAGCCACGGGACCGAGGCGTTCGACGACCCGCTGGTGGTCATCGACCCGACGGACCCGGACCGCAACGTCGCGGCGGTGCTGTCGGCCGCGAACGTTGCCACACTCCAGCACTACGCCCGGGACCTCCTCGCCGAGCCGCGGGCGTCGCTGTTCACCGAGACCGAGCCGGACCCGTTCACAGCAGCAGACATCAAGGCCGTGGTGTCACAGCGGGCGACGACGCCAGTCGCACTTCGCTTCGCGGCCCCAGATGTCGTCGACGACCAACTCTGGCCACAGCTCCGGAAGTCTCTCGACGGGCTCTGCAGCGAACTCGACCGACGCGGGTTCGAGGTCCTGCGGTCAGCCGCGTTCGTCGAGGGCGACAGCGGTGAGGAGGGAGCGCCGGACGGCGAGCGCCGGGAACGGGACGCCGTCTTGCTGCTCGAATTCGCCGTCGCCCAGCGGCCGGCTGTCGAGCGCCACGAGGGGCCGCCGGTGCACGTCCGCGAGCACGCGAGCGGGTTCTTCGAGAAGTACGACGGCGACGACGAGGTCGCCGGGCCCTTCATCGACGGCAGCCGCTACGTCGTCGAGCGACCCCGGGCGTTCACTACAGCTACTGGGTTCCTGTCGAGCGATGCAGTCTACGACGTTGGGCTGGGGCCGCGGATCGAGTCAGCACTTGAGAATGGGTACGACGTACTGGTCGGCTCAGACATCGCAACGCTTGCCGACGGCTTTGGCGTCGATTTGTCGACCTACTTCGCACCGAAGCCCTGATCGGCGAGGTCATCGAGAACATCGCGGGCGTCGTCGCTGACATCGTCGTCCGGTTCCATCGGCTGGTAGCCATCAAAGACCTCGTGAACGGTCGTGACCGAGTCCGAGAGCGTATCAAGGCCGTAGCCGCCCTCAAGGATGATTCCCAGCGCGGCGTCACAGGCGTCTGTGAGTGAGCGCATCCGGTCGGTCATCGCGCCGTACCCCTCCGTAGAGACACGCATCCGTGAGATGGGGTCGTGTTCGTGTGCGTCGAAGCCGGCGCTAATGAGCAACAGATCGGGGTCGTAGTCCTCGATTGCCGGCGCGATGCACTCGTCGATAGCGGCGAGGTAGTCGGCGGTGTCAGCACCGGGCTTGTACTTTACGTTGAGGTTCGTGCCGTCAGCGTCGCCTGTGCCGGTCTCCGAGATGTCGCCGGTTCCGGGGTAGAGCCCATCCTCGTGTATCGAGGCGTAGAACACGTCAGAACGGTCGTAGAAGATGTCCTGTGTGCCGTTCCCGTGGTGGACATCCCAGTCGAAGATAGCGACGCGGTCGGCGCTGGCTTCGAGGGCGGCCTGTGCAGCGACGGCCGCGTTGTTGATGAAACAAAAGCCCATGGCGTCGTCGCCGACAGCGTGATGGCCAGGCGGTCGGCCGAGGGAGAACGGCGTGTTACGACCGGAGTTACCGTCGAGCGCAGCTTCCGCCGCCCAGACGGCGAGGCCGGCCGAGGCAAGCGCGGCGTCCCACGTCTCCTCAACCGCGACGGTGTCGGCGTCCCAGTTCCCGCCGCCGTCGTCACAGAACTCGCGGAACTCCGCGATGTAATCACTGTCGTGGACCGTCCGTACGAGGTCGATGTCGGCGTCATCGGCGGCGACGTACTCGACACCGTGATTCTCCTTGAGCGCGCGCCGTATCGCTCGAAGTCTGTCGGGACTCTCCGGATGTCGCGGGCCGGTGTCGTGGTCCAGACAGACCTCGCGGTAACCGAAGTTCATTCAGTAGTACTGTTCGAGTTCGAAGTACGTTTCGACGTCAGCTGCCTTGATCGTCCGGCGATCAGCGTGACGAGCCAACGTGGCGGCCGCGGCAGCCGTTTCGTCGGCGTACGTTTCGAGGATGGATGCGAGCGCGACGCGAGCGTCCATGGCGACGCGGTAGTCGTCAGCAATGTCGAGCCGAGCGATGCGGTCGACCGGCGCGACAGGGAGTTCGAGACCGTCCTTCTCCGGAACCTGTTCGATACCGAAGTCGGACGGCATCAGCGTCTTTCGACCGTCCGTGGTGGCCTCCGTGGCTGCCGTGACGGCCAACGAGGCGCCGTGCTCCTGTATTCGACGAGCCAGTTCCTCCGCAGCGTCGGCACTCACCCGGAGCCCGTCCGCGTTCCGCCGAATGACCGCGTCCACCGGTGCGAACGGTAGCTCGACACTCATACCCAAACCCGGGAGTGTTGCGGTCTTAAGAGTTTCCGTAGCGTCGCTCGCCGACTCAGAACACGTCCTCAGCGTGGAGGCGGCCATCGCGGAGTTCGCCACGGACGGTTATCTCCTGCCCTAACTGCACGCGCTCGCCGGTTTCGACGCTCATCGTCTGCTCGCCGTCGTCGAGCACGACCGGGTCGCCGGTCTGGACGACGGTGCCGGTGAACTCCACCTGCTGGCCAGCGCTCTGTGCGCCGCCGTCCGGCGACGTGTCGCCGGAGTCGGCGCTGACAGCGGCCGCCTCGTCACTGCTGCTGGCGTCAGCATCGTCCGCTTCCTCGCCGAAAGTTGACAGACCGGCGTGTTCGGCGTCGGTCGTTTCGACGCTGGCTCCCCCGCCTGCGCCACCCGTCGCCAAGTCCGCACCGTCGTCGAGCACGACAATCGTCGAGTTCCAGCTCGCCGACGCTTCCTTGTCGTCCTGCCAGCCGTCCTGAATCTCGACATCGGCTGCGAGAACCTCGTCGCCCGGCGCGATGTCCTTGTCCGCCTTGTCGCCCCACAGCGCCACGCGGATGTCACCTGTCGCATCCTGAATGCGGACGTTCCGGACCTGCCCCTCGCTGCCGTCGTCGCGGTCGAACGTCCGCTTGGGGTCGGCCGAGCGGACGACGCCAGCGATGTCAACCGTCTCCTCAAGTTCGACCTCCGCTATCGGGTCGGCGTCGGGCTCGAAGGTCACGTCGTCGTCCACTTCGTCGACGGCCCCCTGGTCGCCGACGTGGAGTTCGAGTGAGCCGTCCCGCTCCCGGACGTAGCCGTCGACGACTTCGACAGCCGCGCCAGCATCGAGTTCCTCGGCACGGTCAGCGCGATCGTCCCACAGCGTCACTCGGATGCGCCCCGTCTCGTCACCGAGAGTGAGGTTCGAGACGCGGCCCTCGCTGCCGTCGTCGCGGTCAAAGGTCCGTATCGTGTCGGTATCGAGCACAAGCCCGCGCAGCGTCACGTCGGACTGCCCCATGGTCAGCGCGTCGATAGACGAGCCAGCGCCCGGTTCCACGTCGATTGTGGCGTCCTCGTCCGGCTCTGCCTTGTCGACGGACACCTCCAGCCCGTTGTAGCCGTCCTTCGGCCGACCCTTCACCCGGAGTACGTCGCCGACCTCCAGCTTTCCCTCGTCGATATCGACGGCCTGGCCGTCCCAGAAGGCGAGCCTGACGCTGCCGCTCTCGTCGGCGGCCTCAACGTTGATGACCCGGCCGTCTTCGTCCTCGTCGTCGCGTTCGAAGGTCTTCAGGTCGCCGATAGCCATCACCTTGGCGAGGAATTTGACCTCGTCCATTCCGGGTTCGATATCGGCGATGGCGTTGACCTCGTTCTCGTTAAGCTCGTGGGCCAACAGCATCGCGGCCGTCTCCTCGTCGGCGAGCCCGCCCATCTGCTCGACCTTCTCCTCGACGGCCTCGCGGAACTCCTCCTCGGGGACGTCCGTCTCTAAGTCCTCGTAAATGTCCTCTATCGCACCCATTGTTACATCTCCATGTCGGTCAATTCAAAACACGACCGACTAATACACGAACCAATGTCTGACCTACCCGACCGTGATTCTCCCAAGAACCTGTTGCGACAGGCAAGGGAGAGTCTCAAAACTGCTCGTGATGAGGGACGCATTAGTGAAGATGAGTTTGGCGTCATTGCTGAAATAGTCAACGCATATGATGAGAACAGACCATCTACCCCACCTCCTAAAGGAAAATCGCACAACGAAGGAACCACTCTCAAAGCATGGTGTAACCGACTACGGTTGGTGGCAGAACGACTTGAAGTGGACTTGACGGAAGCAACAGAAGATGACATCAACCAGTTATGGGACGATATTCTGAGTGGAAACCACCCTGATGTAAAGGACAGTGGATTGTCACCAAACACTGTGACCGCAAGGCAGTCTACAGTACGTCGATTCTATGAATTTCACGACGAGTTGGGCGTTGACCCAGAACAACTGTCCGTGATTGCACCTGAAAAGAACAACGTCGATGAACGAGATGTCTACACGGGTGAGGAGATTGATGCAATGAGAGAGTGTATCAACCACCCAAGGGACCGTTGTTTATTCGACCTCCTTGTCTACACTGGGCAACGACTACGTGCTGTCCAAACACTCCGTGTCAAAGACATTGATTTGGACGATGGGACATTCTATCTGAATAATGATGCTGGTGGACTGAAAGGGGCTGGTGGGAAACGACCGCTCCTTGGTGCAGAAGCAAGTGTCCGTGAATGGTTGGACTATCACCCAAACCCTGAACCAGACGCATACATCATTACCCAACGTCCCGACTATCGTGCTGATGCTGATGGAAGTAGCCCGTTGACACAGAAGTCAATACGACGATTACTCGATAGGATTGTAGATGATGCAGGAATCGACAAACCGTCAAATCCGCATAATTTCAGACATTCGTTTGTCACTATTGCAAAGCGGAACTATGGTATGGATGATTCAACCATCAAGGGACTCATTGGACACAGACTGGAATCCCGAGTCATGGAGGAAGTGTATTCACACCTGAAGGATGATGACCATGTTCGTGCTGCACAGGAAGCAACGGGAATCCGTGAACCTGATGAAGAGAGTCCTTTGTCACCCGACTTCTGCCCTACATGTGACGAGCCGCTGCCTGATAGAGCAAAGGCCTGCTCTCGATGTGGGACGATGTTCACACCCGACGCCAAGAGTGCGAAGCAACAGATGGACCAAGACCTTCATGAATCGAAGGGTGAAGCAAATGCAACAGACGATGAGCTTGGTCAGCAAGCCATTGAGCACCTGAAAGACGAGATTAAACAGAATCCCGAGCTTATGAATGCACTCCTTGATGAGTTGTAAATAATGACAAACTGATATAAACATACGGGAGTGAGTCTGCACTCAGAGATATGACAGACGACGTTACGGAACTCACCGAAGAGAACATTGAACAACTCTTTCCTGAAATTCAACAGTACAGGGAGACAGTAGGCGACGAAGGTATTGAGCGTATGTTAGATTTGTTGGGCGATTTTTCTGAAGAATTACAGCACAACTGGGAGAGGATTAGTAAAAGGAAGCATAACCCATCACGCAAGGGTGATGCGTTCGAAAACACATTGAAAGGATTTCTTGAGTCATATTTCACTTCTGCTTTCGACATACGGATAGGCTGCTCAGTTGTTGATTCAGAACTTCGTTGCTTCAACGAATTTGATTACAGACAGAACGAGTTTGATGTTGTGTCATCGTTTCGGACAGCAGTTCCGAATATAGTCTTCAGTGAAGATAACATGTACTGGGTACCGTATGACGGTGTTGCTTTTATTTGTGAAGTGAAATCGAAATTGACGAAGGACAAATTAGAAGGAGACCTTTCAAAGTTGGACATTTTACGGAAAATTAGAGGGAACCCATCTGATAGATTCCCTGATAATATATCTGGAACGAATATGATGGTGCCACATCAGCTACATTGTTTGATATATGATAAGAATGAGATTAATCAACAGACACAGAAAGAATTGTTGTATGAATACCCGAATTCTTGGGATTTGCTTCTAATTGTTAATGAAGACAAATTACTAATGAATTCTACTTTGCCATACGCCCACAAATTATTCAATAATGAAGGCCAAGAAGGTGAATTCCAGTGGTGCCACATCGACAACGGTCTGTTGTGGTTGATTGTAACCTTATCAGTATCAATCCCTCAACCGCCTGTTGTATACACAATAAATCCACTTGTAAAAATGGCCTCATTCATGGGTGCTTCAACGGGTGGTGGACACTACAAACACTAATTTGGGATGCATAAATCCGATATTCAGGTATCTGAGATAAACTGTTAGAACTGTATCCAACGTATCTCAAAGGGGCATCGTCGTTAATCCGCAGACATCGGTTGGTTAACCGAGTCTGTGGACGACAGCCCACTGTCACGACGTTCAAGGACTATTTTGGCAATCCATGAGCAAGGATAACCTTGGTCAATGATGTGCCGTAGTTCCTTATCTGTCAGTGTGCCATCGGTCAATGTGTTATGTCCTTTGGTCATAAGGAATCGACCCGTATCGGGTCGTTGTGTCATACACTTTGACCAACGGCGTTAGAAAAGAAGTATATCACATATTTAAACCCTCTACATCAGGAGAAATTGGTGGGACTAATTAATCCTACAATTTCCACACATTATCGAGTTAATATTGTATATAGACGATACTCATTAGACGCGTGAGTGGTTTGAATAATTTTTGAGTGGTATTTGTTCATCTTCACACTCAAACCGTCTGTGTAGCCGCTCATGGACTCTGAGAAAAGTGGAATCACAGCAGTACGAAGATAATTTAGTTTTGATTTACTATTATACTAATATCTATATTAATGCATTTAAGTTCATTGAGAATAAAGGTGGATTGGGAGCAAAGACTCCCGCCGTGGATGCGGCAAACAGGACGGTTGATGATGATTGAGTCGGTGGTTGAATCCAGATTGTTGCTCCACGCTTTCGATATACTATGACTGATTACACGACCATTTCTGTCAGCAAAACGACGAAGAAAGAAATTGACCGTGCAGGGCTTGAGTTGCTTGGACTTGATGCCAGCAAGGTAGCCTACAACGTGATTCTCTCGAAAATGGCGGCTGAAATCAACGAGGGGGACAACTGATGCCTCATTACAGTGATGCTCAAACGGGTGGTGAACTGAGAGAGACTACGTCAGGAGATTATCGGGTGAGGGCAGGGACACCGTTGTTTTTCGATACCGCAGATACTTGTGTTCCATTCAAGCCGTCTGAGCACGACCGTGTTGACGCCGTCGCACTGATGGAACAATCCCATCCATCGTACTCTCGGCATGTTGAGAGCAACATTCAGGAAGATATTGTGTTCACTGTAGATGATGGTGAGCGTTCCATCAAGCCGCTCCGTGGTGGGTACAACAGTGCTCAGAAGTCGGTTTTTTCCAATGACGTTGATTTTCCCTCTGTTCCTGTTGCAGGACTGAATGATGGTGACACAATCGAACTACGGAGTGTCACCGAACAGTGTGATGCCTACAACGGGGAATTTCCGCCCCAGTTCTTTTCACGGAAAACGTCTGTCTCACTCGTTGAAGACATTTATTCAGTTGATGGTGTTCGTCTTGCTCCCACTGATGATGTAGATGAGAACAAGCCATCTTACGAGCTTGGTACGACTGCCCAGTTGGGGGCAACGTTCCGTAACATGTCTTCCAAGAGAGGGTACAGTGAAACGATTTCCGTAACGGTTGACCAATAACTGATTCGGAATTTAGTGCTAAGTACACCGAAGATGGGTGGGTTGTAGATTCATCTTCAAACGACATTGACGCAGAGGTTTCATACGTTGTTGATGTCAGTGGAAAGGGGCGTGTAACCATCGAGGTGATTCCACGAAATTAGGCCCCCCTTCGATGTCCACAAAGAGGTAATATACTCATGTCTATTCTAAGCGTTCTCACAGCCGTTGTGTGAGTATTTGTGATATATCGAGTGTAGTGGGACGTGTTACCCTTCAAACTCCTTCAGTGGACATATATGAGTTATTTGAATTAAGGTTCAACTTCTGTTGATTCAACGCCGTGTGTGAATGATTGTCAACTCATTTTGCCTCGCGTGCGCAAAGAATCCGACTGTATTGTTAACAAAGTGTTAGCATAGAGTGGATGTTGGGAAAACCACTCCGCTGTATTTCTAAAACAGACAGCCTCAAACAACGACTGCGGCTGTCTGTTTTAGAAAGTACAGCATCCGTGGTTTTCCCCCACTGTGTTCGGAGAACAGTGTTAGAAAGAAGTGGTAGAAAGTAGTGTTAACAGCAGGTGGGATTGGTTGTTTGAATTACCTTTTCTCATCGGCAGTTAAGATGGTGGAGTGAAGGAATCAATACTCGGCTGTGAGGGCAACAGACTGTTCCCTATCGGCTTTCGAAAATTGGGAGAAGTATTGAACCAACATCTTCTGCTTAGTGCCCTCACTGCCGTCTGCTCCATGATGAACGCCGTTACAGTGCGAATAGAGTGAGTGAATGGATGGACCGCTAAAGTTGCATCCATCGACTGGGCAACCGAGTACATCAACGGTCTGCTCGAACAGGATGGTGCTATCATCTTGTCCGTCAACAGTAGGTCCACCAGCCAGCGTTTGTTGTGTTGCCGCCATTATATTCGTAAGTTGTACTACTAACTAATAATACTGTCGGAAGATACATTATCCCAAAATCTCATGAAAATTTTAAATCAGAGAATGGGGGTATCGACGTTTCCCATTCATAGACTTTCGACGGGGTATTCTCACCGTCTGACCCCATGCTTTCAGGTTGACAGGCACCATTGCAGGCACTTACTGCTCTGATGGTTTGGTGTAAATAGAGAGATTGGGTGGCCCTCCCGTGGTGTGGAAAATACGCCTTTGGAACCTATGATTGAACGGCGTTGCTCACATGCCACTCCGTCAGAATAACAATAATTTTCGCACACGCCCGTCACACATCGTCTACTGTACAAAGCTCCACGAGAAATAACAATACTGAATAACAGTCTCATTGAGTACCCTACTTTAGTATCCACCATTCGTGTTCTCACTGCGGCTGTTGTCCCAATTCATCTATACACACAGCATCCCAATGCTGTCAGTGGTTCGTGTCGTGTTGCTACTCGATTCAGTACGACGCAGCGGTTTAGCGTCGTACTGTGAGACGTAGCGACCGACCGAACCCACCATACTCTCCCGTTGCACCACACTCAGTGTATCCACCCGTGACGCCGTCTTGGATACGCATCAGTAGTGCCACGGCCAGCCCGTCGATGGTGGGAGAATAAACGGTCCGTAGTACCATCCGCCCAAACACAAAGGTTTAGACGTGAGTGTAGTACTACAATCGACCCGTTTTCTCCAGATTACATATACTCAAATATTGAATTAACTATTCATATCATATTGGGTATGGTTATCGGCGAAGATTCACCGATTCTTCCACCCCTATATTGGTCGTACCAACGCAGTAGATACACCGTGAACGTTGACACCGTCAATATATCAACATAAAGAAACTTGCCACACATTCATGAGGAGTCAATATTTTGTGTATCGATGTTCTTTTTCGGTCAAGATGTCTAATAGTTCGAATTACATTTCACCGAATAAAGACAAGTCATCATACCATTGTCCTCGATGTGGTGTTTATTCGGAACAAAACCACTTTGCACTAAGATGTTCAAACTCGACTAATCGAATTTTGAATGGGACTGCAACGAAATGCACACACTGTAGAGATTACCACCTCTGGATAGGTGATGAACTTGCTGTGCCTTTAGCATCAATTGCTCCACCACCTGCTGAGAATATGCCTGATGATGTGAAGGAGGACTATGAAGAGGCTCGCCAAGTTGTAAACCATTCATCAAAGGCGGCAGCAGCACTACTCAGACGTTCGATAGAATCACTAATTGATGAACTATTAGATGATGCATCAGGCCACCTATACAGTGATATTGAGACTCTCGCTGATGAAGAAATAATAGACGACCGTATTCGGAAAGCGTTTGATGCTATCCGTGTCAATGGAAACGAATACACTCACGCAGGGCGGATTTATGCGCAAGACAATCAAGAAAAAGCATTGCGTATGTTTGAGCTAATCAATGTCATTGTTCGGACGACAATCTCTGATGACCGAATTATACAGGAAATGTATCGAGACCTACCAGAGAACAAAAAGCGGGAAAATAACTGATTCAATAGTTGTACTCGAACAGAGGGTGAATAAGAATTGATGGACATGCAAAGTACTAAACCGCACCCATCTATCTATGGGACGCTGGGCTGGGGCGCGCTTAAGCGTTGTCGTTGGGCGAGCGAGCGGCCGCTGTCGGTCGATTTCGGTGGTCGTCCGTCCATTGTTCGATGGTGGTCATGGGATAGGATATAAACCCTTGTCGGCTGACTCGACAGCAGCTGCCACCGCAGTGACAGCAACACGAGTCGCCGTTAGCGTGTTGCTGTTGTTACAGTACTCTGGCCGTCGCCAGTGTCGTGAGAAACGACCACTGTGCCGGGGAGGCCGTTCGCAAACGTCACCGTAGCCCGGTAGTCAATTTCCATAATAGCTTGGGTACACATATCGCCAGCGTCTGTCATCTCTGTCGGTCCAACGCCGATACTCAGTTCATTCGAGCCGGAATCATACGTAGCATCTGTCAGGTCGGCCGTTTTGCACCCGTCAGCGCCCCAGATAGTGCCTTCGACGACGACCCGGTCCCCGTCGAAAGTCACTGTTGCCGAACTCACCTGTGACCCAGACTGTCGGCTAGTAACGCTGAATGTCGTTTCGTTCACACTCGGAGGATCACTCGGACTCTCTGTGAGTGTTTCCCCGCTTCCGGGAGCATCGCCAGAGCAGCCGGCAAGCGCTATCGAGCAGTTGAGCCCGCCGTATCGCAGGAGGGTGCGCCGTTTCATACCTGCCATAATGTATCCCGAATGAAAGGTCTTCCCGGTCGCTCAAACCAGCGTTGTAGCGACGTGTGTCGACACGTCGCGTGACGGCACACGAATCGTCACCCTTTTTAGGTGCACCACCCTCTCTGGATATGAGTCCGGATAGGGTAGTGGACTATCCTCTTGGCTTGCGGAGCCAGGGACCGGAGTTCAAATCTCCGTCCGGACGTTTTTGCCGACATCCAACGGCGAGCGACAGCAGTCACAGGTGTCGGCGAAACTCTACGCGGAGATCTGAGCAGACGAGGAACGCGCAGCGAAGCGAGCATTTCTCGGCGAGTTCAAATCTCCGTCCGGACGTTCACTGCGTTCACGACCGGACGTGCTCCACGCTCGCGGTGCTCGCGTGGAACTCCGTCCGGACGTTTCTCTACAGTACAACACCGCGGGCGTAGCGAGCGGTCAGTGCTGCGGGCCGTTTCTGCCGACACCAGAACCCGAAGCCACAGCGTCCCGCTCTGGTCGAAACGCCGATGTGGTTTTCCGGCCACGAGGCGAACACACCCCTGTGCGCGACCATCTCCGTGCCGGCATTGCAGTGTACAACGAAGGGCGCTACCACGCCGCACACGATGCGTGGGAGGAGTACTGGCTGGACCTCGGTTCGGGCGACGATGAACGCTTCCTGCACGGTCTCATCCAGTTCACCGCGGTCGTCCACCACGCCAGCGAGGAGAACTGGTCAGGCGCGCGCGGGCTGGCCGAGAGCGCGGCGGAGTACCTCAACGGCCTGCCCGACCCGTACCGCGGTGTAGCGCTGGCGGACGTGCGGACCTTCCTCGACGAGGCGGCGGCTGGCCCCCACCACGCGGCGGCGGACCCGCCGACATTGACACACGACGGCGAAGCGATTGGCTACGACGCGCTGGATTTCGGCGCGACGGCCATCGCCGCCGAGGTGCTTGCGGAAGCGGGCCGGTACGATGAGGCGGTCATCGACGCCGCTGTCGACCGTGCGCGGAGCGAACTCGACAGCGACGGCGGCTCGCAGTTTACCGGAATGCTGTTCTCGTTCGTGCGCGAGCGCGACCAGCGGCCCGTCGTCTACCAGCGGCTCCGGGACCACGTCGAACTAGAACAGCAGAAAGACGACGACGTGCGTGGGCTGTTCGACGGCTCGGGATAGCGTGCGACCGGGGCGGTAGGAGATGCCTACGGCTCCGGTTCGGCGACGCGTTCCTCGCCGTCGAAGTGCGCGGAGTTGTCCTGCGGGTCGTATCCGAGGGCTTCCTTGGCGCGCTCGATGGAGTAGTACTTCCGGTCGTTGTCGGAGATGCCGTAGACGATCTCGTACTCGTAGTCAGCCTGAAGCGCGCAGTCGTGGATGTGGGCACAATCCCGGTAGGAAAGCCACATTGCCTGGCCACGCTCGTAGTCGATGGGCGGGTGGCCGCGCGTGAGGTTACCGATGCGGATGTTGCAGACGGAGAGGCCGTACTGGTCGTGGTAGTAGCGGCCCAGCACCTCGCCGGTGGCTTTCGAGACGCCGTAGAGGTTTCCGGGGCGGGGGAGTTCCGTCCCGTCGAGGCGGTACTGGTCGTCCGGGCGATACATCTCTGGCGTGCGCTCATCCGTTTCGAAGGAGCCGACGGCGTGGTTCGAGGATGCGAAGACGAACTTCTCGACGCCTTCATCGACAGCGGCCTCGTACATCTTCTGGGTGCCGTCGATGTTGTTTTCGAGGACGGAGTCCCAGGGGGCTTCTGGCCGGGGGTCGCCGGCCAGATGGATGACAGCGCCGACGCCGTCCATCGCCGCGGCCACGTCGCCCTCGCTGGACACGTCCCCGACGAGGTACTCGTGGTCGGGCTCCTCGGCGGGTGGGCTGTGGAACATGAGTTTCCACTCGTAGGCGTCCTCGAGTCCCTCGAGGATGGCCGCCCCGACAGCGCCGCCAGCGCCGGTGAGCAGAACCGGGTCGTCCATTCGTATGAGACGATACGTCGCACGCAATAGGTAGCTTGCGGTTCGCTTTTGTGTCGCCCAGCCGGACCGATTGTATGGAACCCACAGCTCCGCAAGAGGCGTGTTTCGAAGCGGGCGTCAAGTTCGGGTCGTTGTATCACCAGTTCGCAGGGACACCAATCAGCCCGGATAGCGCCGACTCGCTCGCAGCGGCAATGGAAGAGGCCATCGA
Proteins encoded in this window:
- a CDS encoding replication factor A (Replication protein A protects and stabilize the intermediate ssDNA that is generated by the unwinding action of a DNA helicase at the replication fork. In addition, SSBs prevent the formation of secondary structures by single-stranded template DNA.); this translates as MGAIEDIYEDLETDVPEEEFREAVEEKVEQMGGLADEETAAMLLAHELNENEVNAIADIEPGMDEVKFLAKVMAIGDLKTFERDDEDEDGRVINVEAADESGSVRLAFWDGQAVDIDEGKLEVGDVLRVKGRPKDGYNGLEVSVDKAEPDEDATIDVEPGAGSSIDALTMGQSDVTLRGLVLDTDTIRTFDRDDGSEGRVSNLTLGDETGRIRVTLWDDRADRAEELDAGAAVEVVDGYVRERDGSLELHVGDQGAVDEVDDDVTFEPDADPIAEVELEETVDIAGVVRSADPKRTFDRDDGSEGQVRNVRIQDATGDIRVALWGDKADKDIAPGDEVLAADVEIQDGWQDDKEASASWNSTIVVLDDGADLATGGAGGGASVETTDAEHAGLSTFGEEADDADASSSDEAAAVSADSGDTSPDGGAQSAGQQVEFTGTVVQTGDPVVLDDGEQTMSVETGERVQLGQEITVRGELRDGRLHAEDVF
- a CDS encoding histone deacetylase, translated to MNFGYREVCLDHDTGPRHPESPDRLRAIRRALKENHGVEYVAADDADIDLVRTVHDSDYIAEFREFCDDGGGNWDADTVAVEETWDAALASAGLAVWAAEAALDGNSGRNTPFSLGRPPGHHAVGDDAMGFCFINNAAVAAQAALEASADRVAIFDWDVHHGNGTQDIFYDRSDVFYASIHEDGLYPGTGDISETGTGDADGTNLNVKYKPGADTADYLAAIDECIAPAIEDYDPDLLLISAGFDAHEHDPISRMRVSTEGYGAMTDRMRSLTDACDAALGIILEGGYGLDTLSDSVTTVHEVFDGYQPMEPDDDVSDDARDVLDDLADQGFGAK
- a CDS encoding NAD-dependent epimerase, with amino-acid sequence MDDPVLLTGAGGAVGAAILEGLEDAYEWKLMFHSPPAEEPDHEYLVGDVSSEGDVAAAMDGVGAVIHLAGDPRPEAPWDSVLENNIDGTQKMYEAAVDEGVEKFVFASSNHAVGSFETDERTPEMYRPDDQYRLDGTELPRPGNLYGVSKATGEVLGRYYHDQYGLSVCNIRIGNLTRGHPPIDYERGQAMWLSYRDCAHIHDCALQADYEYEIVYGISDNDRKYYSIERAKEALGYDPQDNSAHFDGEERVAEPEP
- a CDS encoding CCA tRNA nucleotidyltransferase, which produces MSEEFDAVVEDVRARVSPTDDERAQLQRVADAVIADAEAAVADLPVDAEVIQVGSTARGTWTAGDRDVDVFVCFPASLDREQLEEYGLTVGHAVLPEGREEYAEHPYVVGEREGYAIDLVPCYAVADATEIQSAVDRTPFHTRYLQERLDDDSAGEVRVAKQFLKGIGVYGSDLRTRGFSGYLTELLVLEFGGFRGFVEAVADWHPPVRLDPESHGTEAFDDPLVVIDPTDPDRNVAAVLSAANVATLQHYARDLLAEPRASLFTETEPDPFTAADIKAVVSQRATTPVALRFAAPDVVDDQLWPQLRKSLDGLCSELDRRGFEVLRSAAFVEGDSGEEGAPDGERRERDAVLLLEFAVAQRPAVERHEGPPVHVREHASGFFEKYDGDDEVAGPFIDGSRYVVERPRAFTTATGFLSSDAVYDVGLGPRIESALENGYDVLVGSDIATLADGFGVDLSTYFAPKP
- a CDS encoding aldolase, whose product is MSVELPFAPVDAVIRRNADGLRVSADAAEELARRIQEHGASLAVTAATEATTDGRKTLMPSDFGIEQVPEKDGLELPVAPVDRIARLDIADDYRVAMDARVALASILETYADETAAAAATLARHADRRTIKAADVETYFELEQYY